A region of Moorena producens PAL-8-15-08-1 DNA encodes the following proteins:
- a CDS encoding LamG domain-containing protein, giving the protein MNNQSVFDNFIFDNFLKSYEDKTYKHPTLVRHKGTVIAFAMDNERRIYYTVLDLSDSDENKGPIDVEYWSKNPSPLHFANEIAQVGYGLVGATRMPTVKKGTRTEDKPEKLNADEIDDFLSSTARLTADAPFQVLSDDQYIYVFRQSIADSDPNIVYKLTRLEGGGSSGDTTRDNSEFVLSGGNKVPLVNNTLLLDRFVLAGAQLQPKMEVRYKRSRNKTQPANAKDSLGAKDIESKPFYEPTQELDFVRQLQGGRFQVLLLPTQIANIQRWQVFAYNSATSKIDSFNIERAGDGLFNTKGTIYYTSPNPEYQNAVFQRRSGVDSFTNEELVPILSAQGAAESALSFDGTDDYVDLGNPSELQITGSQTIEMWVKPLSLANRQSLFCKAYNGEGAITLEVDGKLSYYYGTGGNNPSEANINHDTFQGILSSFGLLRDEWSHIAIVRNFESRTLTWYIDGAFAGEEIITHSAATAGNENVFLGKGYADNFNGCIDEVRIWNRARSGYEINEDRHHRLVGREPGLVGYWRFDENTGTTVYDQTDSANNGTISGATWQKSDALIGNHPGVSRDSFSFTGRTIESGLTAVQYFQQEDAQIGNEQESKPMKTNARVMLAVATGGTDANGATTTNKYIAGLDFAVSREGKLTQVPDNLSLSWLNRTDLDGDSIETSFSAVGSLETEISQLKREIQILNEELEPLQEITQRLEELNQDKQQTESSLKSWKEKLNGPITEQFVGAYSVRAIISYVENNLSYLNTRITELEAQKASFDGQKQELDEKQASLLTKQEQLERKKETLYGQVSLPMALLHTDYDGLTASGALLGFAHTGDTPQLFDSAMGKLALYFQGTNTQFFTAYYDSKTARAQKVIDTDGGKVSFLARSTGAESNAATITISDGNNPDTCEVTIANSETGITETWENVPRDPRMFSKVLNGQAKPLYLAQVAATSGTVTELTLVETTNRQLAAGAVLKIGETKVITSAEVPVNSSSIPVNSASLEVEEETPVYLVVYDYASDYAVNTPDASAHTSVTLSALSFDGSGDYSALSFDGSGDYIDCRVIDFARNNYTVEAWFKTSVSSTLDIFAGTHYNHGILIEVSAQGTLRYLHRQPTGSSGGTSLFTTNTYTDGQWHHLAAVKSSTNMSLYVDGSLQVQESAPSDFTDSLDVVIGRISKSNSARYFNGELDEVRIWNRDRTLEEIKADMNRRLSGKESGLAGYWHFEEGTAQDYSGNGHDGTIYGNPQNVSSPPALINNSDLQQENLQQENLQQENLQQEKSSRQFLVYSEATAGTIPNGTVTSLGDAPSCRWVADAPGLALDFDGQSQYLAIGEDEIPQMDATANLTLEAWVKPKVVSTAARILHYNERSKSSRYTLGLQEQGSSALEFDGSNDYIDCGTQIQITDGITVEAWVKKISNQDGQILYAGGGWSDPGYNLFWYQGKVRVELQNSSRNIICDNNSPSYDEWHHIAYTWDNTSNTIIVYIDGNRQPTTKTFTGPIGTPNQPLNIGRSETRAHYFKGQIDDVRIWDYARTEEQIQADMNRRLSGNESGLVGYWHFEGRTAKDYSGNGNDGTIHGSPTNVSSPLQEGYKVFAGVGDRYLKTQDVFPLDNWNHLAVSYHQSYALNFDGNDYLDCGKNRALNLCEDLTIETVVQVSDSNLRGIISKGQIGYGLEKESVPYALQVEAGQLTFSFEDSQGRIHKLESPANQIQTNTVHKIAVTRQKVTQTTDSGADPDAWGTGDVADIDAKTGDFTSSENQKIDKAMKADYVASKKRGKKLKQGLRDQDTATTSQEPTFITGQGIAQWLELKMYIDGLLVCSRVIEPAVSPEGNSQPLEIGRTGNSYFQGKIAEVKLWSRALEKGEIHQKLTGQEKGLVAWWQLEENEGNLANDFKGGNHAQIKGATWCKNPDVEASEFLLYSNGVVLGTESLPFDEPMVLPMSSQFTLGARKAGGGPSNYDQCFNGIMEEVRVWKVVRTQEQILDNVFTRLKGEKQDLIANYTFDEIFDNELKDSSLMGNHLMLRAEASKPTSVFSDAPISNDIPQVRSALAAVKTVFNAQIDSSPAVTEYGDMQYDSQQNLTGVFKRCYSYIKDGKWRLITGYKVGNLTTEWVSQVQFDPQIIGYIEGAPPIPGENMTVGPISIADTDTYKQASTVELIEAEDVNYHFSSSKENGFDSSFELAMSAGVELDLRTLLAPLGFGVSFKAQVQLNMSGSGKFQSSGGWTDEKRSSSGRTVTRNMRASAVGYWEDKNNLLNPRLGQRYVPNNQGFALVQSETADVFALRLAHNNALISYRFQPNPDIPKDWNIISFPINPRYTKQGTLDGKIGYQPDGSVQTDPDYPQATQYGEYSYFKPIETYALKRQIEREAAEFKNYYDNYDASPLSNSILKNVMGTNAGLLASGAAAIPNFGVGIGLSAATTFGSLADALTKDQSLPEKFATRNIANTYVWTADGGFYAETTNTMDVRQESSSGSYSFNTNFGSGISVNVSAGGSFGFDLNGSMGGHLNMTQSKSAETSESFRVEVQVNPQNNLYKYEIPEDQKDWDSTYVDYLLQYDTEGNPIKVPGKVDAYRFMTFYLEPKAENFEDFYGKVVDPIWIEQSNDPNAQALREAKQTEKKPACWRIMHRVTFVSRLLQDFNDNAASQLAKDARALNIESNWQLIKTLEPFVKNKTDNFVQFADAVRDALEEHLPELQPHSPEIIAYMAQYYGLPEDA; this is encoded by the coding sequence ATGAACAACCAAAGTGTTTTTGATAATTTCATCTTTGATAATTTCCTCAAATCCTATGAGGACAAAACCTACAAACATCCCACCCTGGTGCGACACAAAGGCACAGTGATTGCCTTTGCCATGGACAATGAGCGACGTATCTATTACACAGTCCTCGACCTCAGCGACAGTGATGAAAACAAAGGACCAATAGATGTAGAATACTGGTCTAAAAATCCCAGCCCCCTGCATTTTGCCAACGAAATTGCCCAGGTTGGTTATGGCTTGGTGGGGGCTACCAGAATGCCCACAGTCAAGAAAGGAACACGAACTGAAGACAAGCCAGAAAAATTAAACGCTGATGAAATTGACGACTTCCTCTCAAGCACAGCAAGACTAACAGCAGATGCCCCTTTCCAGGTACTTTCTGACGATCAGTATATCTACGTCTTTCGTCAGTCTATTGCTGATAGTGACCCAAATATAGTCTATAAACTCACCAGACTCGAAGGTGGTGGCTCATCTGGGGATACCACCAGAGATAACTCCGAATTTGTGCTTTCTGGAGGCAATAAAGTCCCCCTAGTCAACAATACTCTGTTATTAGACCGCTTTGTCCTTGCAGGTGCTCAATTACAGCCCAAGATGGAAGTGCGTTATAAACGCAGCCGCAACAAAACCCAACCAGCTAATGCCAAGGATAGTCTAGGGGCTAAAGATATCGAAAGCAAACCTTTCTATGAGCCTACCCAAGAACTAGATTTCGTGCGCCAGCTTCAGGGAGGACGTTTCCAAGTTCTGTTGTTGCCGACCCAGATAGCTAATATTCAGCGCTGGCAAGTCTTTGCTTATAACAGTGCTACTAGCAAGATTGACTCCTTTAATATTGAGCGGGCTGGTGATGGCTTGTTTAATACTAAAGGCACTATCTATTACACTAGCCCTAACCCAGAATATCAGAATGCCGTTTTCCAACGTCGTAGTGGAGTAGACTCCTTTACGAATGAGGAGTTAGTGCCAATTCTTAGTGCCCAGGGTGCAGCAGAATCAGCACTTAGTTTTGATGGTACTGATGATTATGTGGATTTAGGGAATCCCTCGGAATTACAGATTACAGGCAGTCAGACCATCGAAATGTGGGTCAAACCCTTGTCTTTGGCCAACAGGCAAAGTCTTTTCTGTAAAGCCTATAACGGTGAGGGAGCAATTACCCTAGAAGTAGACGGCAAACTTTCCTATTACTACGGTACTGGTGGTAATAATCCTAGTGAGGCCAATATCAATCATGATACTTTTCAGGGAATTTTAAGTAGTTTTGGACTGCTGCGGGATGAATGGTCTCATATTGCGATTGTCAGGAATTTCGAGAGCAGGACACTAACCTGGTACATTGACGGTGCTTTTGCAGGTGAGGAGATTATTACTCATAGTGCAGCTACAGCAGGTAATGAAAATGTTTTTCTAGGCAAAGGGTATGCCGATAATTTTAACGGTTGTATAGATGAAGTCCGGATTTGGAATCGCGCCCGTAGTGGTTATGAAATTAACGAGGATAGGCATCATCGCTTGGTAGGAAGGGAACCAGGATTAGTTGGTTACTGGCGCTTTGATGAAAATACTGGTACTACAGTTTATGACCAAACTGATTCGGCTAACAACGGTACGATTTCTGGTGCAACTTGGCAAAAGTCAGATGCCCTCATTGGCAATCATCCAGGGGTGAGTCGGGATAGTTTTTCATTTACTGGGCGCACCATTGAATCAGGATTAACAGCGGTGCAGTATTTCCAACAAGAAGATGCTCAAATCGGTAATGAGCAAGAAAGCAAGCCGATGAAAACTAATGCCCGGGTGATGTTGGCAGTGGCTACAGGTGGAACCGATGCCAATGGAGCGACAACCACTAACAAGTACATTGCTGGATTAGATTTTGCTGTTTCTCGTGAAGGGAAGCTAACACAGGTACCAGATAATCTCTCTTTGAGTTGGCTCAATCGAACGGATCTTGATGGTGATTCTATCGAGACCTCTTTTTCAGCAGTTGGGAGTTTGGAAACGGAAATTAGTCAACTGAAACGAGAGATTCAAATACTTAATGAAGAGCTTGAACCTCTGCAAGAAATAACTCAGAGATTGGAAGAATTAAATCAAGATAAACAGCAGACTGAATCTAGTTTAAAGTCTTGGAAAGAAAAGTTAAACGGTCCTATTACAGAGCAATTTGTGGGTGCGTACTCTGTCAGGGCTATTATCAGTTATGTGGAGAATAATCTCAGCTACTTAAATACGAGAATCACTGAATTGGAAGCTCAAAAGGCTTCGTTCGATGGCCAAAAGCAGGAATTAGATGAAAAACAAGCTAGCCTGCTTACCAAGCAAGAACAACTTGAGCGCAAAAAAGAAACATTATACGGTCAAGTATCATTGCCAATGGCTTTGTTACATACCGACTATGATGGCTTGACAGCTTCCGGGGCATTACTAGGCTTTGCCCATACTGGTGATACCCCCCAGCTATTTGACAGTGCTATGGGTAAACTAGCTCTGTATTTCCAAGGAACCAACACCCAGTTCTTTACTGCTTACTACGACAGCAAAACAGCCCGTGCTCAAAAAGTCATTGATACAGATGGAGGCAAAGTTAGCTTCCTGGCTCGTTCAACTGGTGCTGAGTCAAACGCTGCCACCATTACGATTAGTGATGGCAATAATCCTGATACCTGTGAAGTTACTATTGCTAACTCGGAAACCGGGATTACCGAAACCTGGGAAAATGTGCCGCGAGACCCCCGGATGTTTAGCAAAGTTCTCAATGGACAGGCAAAGCCTCTCTATTTAGCACAAGTCGCAGCAACATCCGGTACAGTCACTGAACTTACTCTAGTAGAAACAACCAACCGCCAGCTAGCAGCAGGTGCGGTGTTGAAAATTGGTGAGACCAAAGTTATTACAAGTGCGGAGGTTCCAGTCAACTCCAGCAGTATTCCTGTCAACAGTGCATCTCTAGAAGTAGAAGAAGAGACTCCAGTTTATTTGGTTGTATACGATTACGCTTCCGATTATGCTGTCAATACTCCTGATGCATCTGCCCATACTTCTGTAACTCTCTCAGCACTGAGTTTTGATGGCTCAGGTGATTATTCAGCACTGAGTTTTGATGGCTCAGGTGATTATATAGATTGTAGAGTAATTGATTTTGCCCGCAACAATTACACTGTTGAAGCCTGGTTCAAGACCTCTGTCTCCTCTACACTAGACATTTTTGCTGGTACTCATTACAATCACGGTATTTTGATTGAAGTCAGTGCTCAGGGAACCTTGCGCTACTTGCATCGCCAACCAACAGGAAGCAGTGGCGGAACTAGCCTTTTCACTACAAATACTTACACTGATGGTCAGTGGCATCATCTGGCAGCGGTTAAGAGCAGCACCAATATGTCACTGTATGTAGACGGTTCTCTACAAGTACAAGAATCTGCTCCAAGTGACTTTACCGACTCCCTAGATGTTGTCATTGGCAGGATAAGCAAAAGCAACAGTGCCAGATATTTCAATGGTGAACTTGATGAAGTCCGTATCTGGAATCGCGATCGCACCCTAGAAGAAATCAAAGCTGATATGAACCGCCGACTTAGCGGTAAAGAATCTGGATTAGCAGGGTACTGGCACTTTGAAGAAGGTACAGCCCAAGACTATAGTGGCAATGGCCATGATGGAACTATATATGGTAATCCTCAAAATGTGTCATCTCCTCCAGCCTTAATAAACAATAGTGATCTACAACAAGAAAATCTACAACAAGAAAATCTACAACAAGAAAATCTACAACAAGAAAAGAGTTCCCGACAATTTCTGGTCTATTCGGAGGCAACCGCAGGCACAATTCCTAATGGCACAGTCACAAGTTTAGGGGATGCTCCTTCCTGTCGTTGGGTAGCTGATGCTCCTGGCTTGGCTTTAGACTTTGATGGACAAAGTCAATATCTAGCTATAGGTGAAGATGAAATACCTCAGATGGATGCTACTGCTAACCTAACTCTGGAGGCATGGGTTAAGCCCAAAGTAGTCAGCACTGCAGCTCGAATATTACATTATAATGAGAGATCAAAAAGTAGTAGGTATACTCTCGGTTTACAAGAGCAAGGTTCCTCAGCACTAGAGTTTGATGGCTCCAATGATTATATAGACTGCGGTACCCAAATCCAAATTACTGACGGCATTACTGTAGAGGCATGGGTAAAAAAAATTAGCAATCAGGATGGTCAGATACTCTACGCAGGAGGTGGTTGGAGTGATCCTGGATACAACCTATTCTGGTACCAGGGCAAGGTACGTGTTGAGCTGCAAAATTCTTCCAGAAACATTATATGCGACAACAATAGTCCTAGTTATGATGAGTGGCATCACATTGCATATACTTGGGATAACACCTCAAATACAATAATTGTTTACATTGACGGCAACCGACAGCCTACGACGAAAACATTTACAGGTCCGATTGGAACTCCGAACCAACCATTGAATATTGGCAGGAGCGAAACCAGAGCTCATTACTTTAAAGGTCAAATTGACGATGTCCGCATCTGGGACTATGCCCGTACCGAAGAACAAATCCAAGCCGATATGAATCGCCGACTCAGTGGCAACGAATCTGGATTAGTAGGTTACTGGCACTTTGAAGGAAGAACAGCCAAAGACTATAGTGGCAATGGCAATGATGGAACGATACATGGCAGTCCTACTAATGTCTCTTCTCCCCTCCAGGAAGGCTACAAAGTCTTTGCCGGAGTAGGAGATCGCTACCTCAAAACTCAGGATGTCTTCCCCCTTGATAACTGGAATCATTTGGCTGTGAGTTATCACCAGTCTTATGCCCTGAATTTCGATGGTAACGACTATCTCGACTGCGGCAAAAACCGGGCACTCAATCTGTGTGAAGACTTGACCATAGAAACAGTAGTACAGGTGAGTGACAGCAACTTACGGGGTATTATCAGTAAAGGTCAGATAGGTTATGGGTTAGAAAAAGAAAGTGTACCCTATGCTTTGCAAGTAGAAGCAGGTCAACTGACTTTCTCCTTTGAAGACAGTCAAGGCAGGATTCATAAATTAGAGTCTCCTGCAAACCAAATTCAGACCAATACAGTTCACAAAATCGCTGTTACTCGTCAAAAAGTTACTCAAACTACTGACAGTGGAGCAGACCCCGATGCTTGGGGCACTGGAGATGTAGCAGATATTGATGCCAAGACTGGTGATTTTACCTCTAGTGAAAATCAAAAAATTGACAAGGCAATGAAAGCTGATTACGTTGCCTCCAAAAAACGAGGTAAAAAGCTCAAGCAAGGGTTGAGGGACCAGGATACTGCAACTACTTCCCAGGAACCCACATTCATCACTGGTCAAGGAATTGCTCAGTGGCTAGAACTGAAAATGTATATAGATGGTTTGCTGGTATGCAGTCGAGTAATTGAACCTGCTGTTAGTCCAGAAGGTAATAGTCAGCCCCTAGAAATTGGCAGAACAGGTAACAGTTATTTTCAGGGTAAAATTGCCGAAGTCAAGCTTTGGAGTCGGGCACTAGAAAAAGGTGAAATTCACCAAAAGCTTACCGGCCAGGAAAAAGGTTTAGTTGCCTGGTGGCAGTTGGAAGAAAACGAAGGAAATCTCGCCAATGATTTCAAAGGAGGCAACCACGCTCAAATCAAAGGTGCCACTTGGTGTAAAAATCCAGATGTAGAAGCTTCCGAGTTTCTCCTCTATAGTAATGGAGTTGTCCTAGGAACAGAATCATTACCATTCGATGAGCCAATGGTGTTACCGATGAGTTCTCAATTCACCCTTGGCGCTCGCAAAGCTGGTGGTGGTCCTTCAAATTACGATCAATGCTTCAATGGCATTATGGAAGAAGTACGAGTCTGGAAAGTCGTACGCACCCAAGAGCAAATTCTCGACAATGTATTTACCCGCCTCAAAGGAGAAAAGCAAGACCTGATCGCTAATTACACCTTTGATGAAATTTTTGATAATGAGTTGAAAGACAGCAGTTTGATGGGAAATCATCTGATGCTGCGAGCAGAAGCAAGCAAACCGACATCTGTTTTTTCTGATGCTCCGATCAGCAACGATATTCCTCAAGTGCGTTCAGCCTTAGCAGCAGTTAAAACCGTATTCAATGCCCAGATAGACAGTAGTCCTGCTGTCACCGAGTACGGGGATATGCAATATGACAGCCAGCAGAATCTAACTGGAGTCTTCAAACGCTGCTACTCTTACATTAAAGATGGTAAATGGCGGTTAATTACTGGTTACAAAGTCGGTAATTTGACTACTGAATGGGTCTCTCAGGTACAGTTCGACCCTCAGATTATTGGTTACATCGAAGGCGCACCACCAATACCTGGTGAAAACATGACTGTAGGTCCCATATCAATAGCAGACACTGACACTTACAAACAAGCCAGCACAGTAGAACTAATTGAAGCAGAAGACGTAAATTATCACTTCTCCAGTTCCAAAGAAAATGGTTTTGACTCTTCCTTTGAATTGGCAATGTCAGCAGGTGTAGAGTTAGACCTACGGACTCTACTTGCTCCCCTTGGTTTTGGTGTCTCCTTCAAAGCCCAAGTACAACTCAATATGTCAGGTAGTGGCAAGTTTCAATCCTCCGGTGGCTGGACTGACGAAAAAAGAAGCAGTAGCGGACGAACTGTAACCAGGAATATGCGGGCATCTGCCGTAGGTTACTGGGAAGATAAAAATAATCTGCTCAATCCCCGCTTAGGCCAACGGTATGTTCCTAATAATCAGGGGTTTGCCCTGGTGCAATCAGAAACAGCCGACGTTTTTGCGTTGCGTTTAGCTCACAATAACGCTCTGATTTCCTATCGTTTTCAACCCAACCCTGATATTCCTAAAGATTGGAATATTATTTCGTTCCCCATCAATCCCCGTTATACTAAACAGGGAACCCTAGACGGTAAAATAGGTTATCAACCTGATGGCAGCGTGCAAACTGACCCCGATTATCCCCAAGCCACTCAGTATGGAGAATATAGCTACTTTAAACCCATAGAAACCTATGCTCTGAAGCGACAAATTGAGAGGGAAGCAGCGGAGTTTAAAAATTATTATGATAACTACGATGCCTCACCCCTATCCAATAGCATTCTCAAAAATGTTATGGGGACCAATGCTGGACTTTTAGCCAGTGGTGCTGCTGCTATTCCTAATTTCGGAGTAGGAATAGGTTTGAGTGCTGCTACCACCTTTGGCAGTCTTGCTGATGCCCTGACTAAAGACCAAAGTCTACCGGAAAAATTTGCTACTCGCAATATTGCTAATACCTATGTATGGACAGCAGACGGGGGATTTTATGCTGAAACCACTAATACTATGGATGTCAGGCAAGAGTCGAGCAGTGGTTCCTATTCCTTTAATACAAATTTTGGTAGTGGTATTTCTGTAAATGTATCTGCTGGGGGTTCTTTTGGATTTGATTTGAATGGTAGCATGGGCGGTCATCTGAATATGACTCAATCAAAAAGTGCGGAAACGTCTGAATCTTTCCGAGTTGAAGTTCAGGTTAATCCCCAGAACAACTTGTACAAGTATGAAATTCCTGAAGATCAAAAAGATTGGGATTCAACCTATGTAGATTACTTGCTCCAGTATGATACTGAGGGTAATCCGATTAAAGTTCCTGGCAAGGTGGATGCCTATCGGTTTATGACTTTCTACCTAGAACCTAAAGCAGAAAACTTTGAAGACTTCTATGGTAAAGTAGTAGACCCGATCTGGATTGAGCAAAGCAACGACCCTAATGCCCAAGCCCTACGGGAAGCCAAGCAAACTGAGAAAAAACCAGCCTGCTGGCGGATTATGCACCGAGTTACTTTTGTCAGCCGTCTGCTACAAGATTTTAATGATAATGCTGCTTCCCAGTTAGCTAAAGATGCCAGGGCATTGAATATTGAAAGTAACTGGCAACTGATTAAAACATTGGAGCCTTTTGTAAAGAACAAAACAGATAATTTTGTGCAGTTTGCTGATGCAGTGCGGGATGCTTTAGAAGAGCATTTACCAGAATTGCAGCCCCACTCACCAGAAATTATCGCATACATGGCTCAATACTACGGTTTACCTGAGGATGCCTAG
- a CDS encoding Uma2 family endonuclease, whose protein sequence is MTTATPPLTLEEFLKLPETKPRSEFINGEIIVKPMPQGQHSLLQIELCQAINQVANPNKIAKAFPELRCTFGGESIIPDITVFRWANIPIEATGKIANRFEIHPDWAIEILSPDQRQTKVLSKLIHCLRHGTELGWLIDPEEESIIVIDQTQRLEILSATSTLPILNGVELELTVEQVFGWLTLG, encoded by the coding sequence ATGACCACAGCCACTCCACCCCTAACCTTAGAGGAGTTCCTCAAACTCCCAGAAACCAAACCCCGATCAGAATTTATCAATGGGGAAATCATTGTTAAGCCCATGCCACAAGGCCAACATAGTCTGCTTCAGATTGAATTGTGTCAAGCTATCAATCAAGTCGCTAATCCCAACAAAATTGCCAAGGCTTTCCCGGAACTGCGCTGTACCTTTGGGGGTGAATCAATTATTCCCGACATCACAGTATTTCGTTGGGCAAACATCCCCATTGAAGCAACTGGCAAAATTGCCAACCGCTTTGAAATACATCCAGATTGGGCAATCGAAATTCTTTCCCCAGACCAAAGACAAACCAAAGTCCTGAGCAAACTCATCCACTGTTTGCGTCATGGAACCGAACTAGGATGGTTAATTGATCCGGAAGAAGAAAGTATTATCGTAATTGATCAGACTCAACGATTGGAAATCCTTTCAGCAACCTCTACGTTACCGATTCTCAATGGAGTAGAGTTAGAACTAACAGTTGAGCAAGTTTTTGGGTGGTTAACCCTAGGGTAA
- a CDS encoding toxin-antitoxin system TumE family protein has protein sequence MLIEDYFDQIDIVLSSSLIVKGLTIEREKRGMYEGFIRGKINFQDNSLLHFREFVYVEISIDRKMYSYQYMNYDNNLIFRYDNTEHHRKLNLATFPHHKHDGSEDNIVQSNAPFLAEVLKEIEKILV, from the coding sequence TTGTTGATTGAAGACTATTTTGATCAGATTGATATTGTATTGTCATCATCGCTAATAGTCAAAGGGTTAACTATTGAACGGGAAAAAAGAGGAATGTATGAAGGGTTTATCAGAGGCAAGATAAATTTCCAAGATAATTCCTTGCTCCATTTCCGAGAATTTGTCTATGTAGAAATTTCAATCGATAGAAAAATGTATAGTTATCAATATATGAATTACGATAATAATCTAATTTTCCGCTATGATAATACCGAACACCATCGAAAATTAAATCTTGCTACTTTTCCTCATCATAAACATGATGGAAGTGAGGATAATATTGTTCAATCTAATGCTCCTTTTTTAGCTGAGGTACTTAAGGAGATTGAAAAAATATTAGTTTAG
- a CDS encoding glycosyltransferase: MSVALIAHYLGPRLGIGQYLNRLLPPLVEELISRGTKVKILASPNAFENTPTLQELADSVNILPPLDYSPAKRYGWVATRFNGYCAQAGVEALVWLSNPIVLPWHPPTIAVLHDVNEWKAANKYGDRIKTALRSLIYLDASIRFAQQIIVVSKATENDLLHFRPNPRLRQKLKTIPNGVDSALAKLPTVSIPAPTGPFLLSVGRIDPAAKRLPEAVALTTQLRELSGEPWELHLVGGMNTSTQASGEAFLKSIESLPWVQYHGHISDRILAQWYREATAVVFLSDREGFGLPIAEAASFGRFVVVSQGNQAGLEAGGSAIITVDPDQPREAAEKVMGGLKEKQLAEISSNLPKWETAAIAYADAINQLNRE, translated from the coding sequence ATGTCTGTTGCTTTAATTGCTCATTATCTTGGTCCTCGCTTAGGAATTGGGCAGTATCTCAATCGATTACTACCACCTCTAGTTGAGGAACTGATCAGCCGAGGCACTAAGGTGAAAATCTTGGCTTCTCCGAATGCGTTTGAGAATACTCCTACCCTACAGGAGTTGGCAGATAGTGTTAATATCCTACCACCGCTGGATTACTCCCCAGCGAAGCGATATGGTTGGGTGGCTACTCGCTTTAATGGGTATTGTGCTCAAGCAGGAGTAGAGGCTCTAGTGTGGCTATCTAACCCGATTGTTCTGCCGTGGCATCCACCTACTATTGCAGTGCTTCATGATGTCAATGAATGGAAAGCGGCTAATAAGTATGGCGATCGCATAAAAACGGCTTTGCGATCGCTAATTTACCTGGATGCCTCGATTCGTTTTGCCCAGCAGATTATCGTGGTCAGCAAAGCTACGGAGAATGACCTGCTACACTTTCGCCCTAACCCAAGGCTTCGACAAAAGCTGAAAACTATTCCCAATGGAGTAGACTCAGCCCTAGCTAAGTTACCGACCGTCTCAATTCCTGCTCCCACTGGACCATTCTTGTTATCCGTAGGTCGGATCGACCCAGCAGCTAAGCGTTTACCGGAAGCTGTGGCATTAACCACTCAACTCAGAGAGCTTAGTGGTGAACCTTGGGAATTACATTTAGTGGGAGGGATGAATACTTCCACCCAAGCTAGCGGTGAAGCGTTCCTCAAGTCAATTGAGAGCTTGCCTTGGGTTCAGTATCATGGCCACATAAGCGATCGCATTCTGGCTCAATGGTATCGAGAGGCAACAGCGGTAGTGTTTCTGTCTGACCGGGAGGGATTTGGACTACCGATTGCCGAAGCCGCATCATTTGGTCGTTTCGTCGTCGTCTCTCAAGGGAATCAAGCCGGTTTGGAAGCAGGGGGATCTGCCATCATCACTGTTGATCCTGATCAGCCTAGGGAGGCAGCCGAGAAGGTCATGGGTGGTTTAAAAGAAAAACAATTAGCTGAAATCAGTAGTAATTTGCCCAAGTGGGAAACAGCAGCGATCGCTTATGCTGATGCGATTAATCAACTCAATAGGGAGTAG